A region from the Mustela erminea isolate mMusErm1 chromosome 10, mMusErm1.Pri, whole genome shotgun sequence genome encodes:
- the KLF17 gene encoding Krueppel-like factor 17 isoform X1: MCSPSQAEMERGAEMQTQWQPAQHQLVQDTEKSMSILDMSPSPRRSGVHTSWNDGTSDIHYFLPCTELERIPLALAEAPRQNASETGPQFSMMLPEHGVSYCSQVTRTPSQMIYCEGMSPSQPGMVIFRGPQMMPLGEPSTPGVAMTFGGNLRMPRSGPPVSAPSGISVTSHISVPSMPYSGPPTVPSNRDSLTPKMLLVPTMPSTEAQAMLPSLTQMLPPKEPHDFRMSPAGSPSFLALESQDSLSQPGSQEDPLPKQHMHAPLKAERNSRSQERALRRRSPVSRPYCCQYESCGKAYTKRSHLVSHQRTHTGERPYKCMWESCMWSFFRSDELGRHMRIHTRYRPHRCDQCGRQFMRSDHLRQHRRIHQRVPGSPDLQASNEQMAGPPAAGL, encoded by the exons ATGTGCAGCCCATCCCAGGCTGAGATGGAGCGGGGGGCGGAGATGCAGACACAGTGGCAGCCGGCTCAGCATCAGCTCGTACAG GATACTGAGAAGTCAATGTCCATCTTGGACATGTCTCCATCTCCTAGACGCAGTGGAGTGCATACCTCTTGGAATGATGGCACATCAGACATTCACTACTTCCTTCCGTGCACAGAGCTGGAGAGGATCCCTTTGGCCTTAGCTGAGGCTCCCAGGCAGAATGCAAGTGAAACGGGGCCACAGTTCAGTATGATGCTGCCTGAGCATGGTGTGAGCTACTGCTCCCAAGTGACTCGCACTCCTTCCCAGATGATTTACTGTGAGGGAATGTCTCCCTCCCAGCCAGGCATGGTGATTTTCAGGGGGCCCCAGATGATGCCCTTAGGAGAGCCCAGTACTCCAGGGGTGGCCATGACCTTTGGTGGGAATCTAAGGATGCCCCGCAGTGGGCCGCCAGTTTCAGCTCCCAGTGGAATCTCAGTGACATCCCACATCAGTGTTCCATCAATGCCTTATTCTGGCCCCCCCACAGTACCTTCTAACAGAGACTCTTTAACACCTAAAATGTTACTGGTCCCAACCATGCCTTCTACTGAGGCCCAGGCAATGCTTCCTTCTTTGACTCAGATGTTGCCCCCTAAAGAACCCCATGACTTTAGGATGAGCCCAGCTGGGTCCCCATCATTTCTGGCTTTAGAATCCCAGGACTCtctcagccagccaggctcccaggAAGACCCCTTACCCAAGCAGCACATGCATGCCCCCCTGAAAGCAGAGCGGAACTCCAGGTCCCAGGAAAGGGCTCTCAGGAGGAGATCCCCGGTTTCAAGGCCTTACTGCTGCCAATATGAAAGCTGTGGAAAAGCTTATACTAAGCGCTCCCACCTTGTGAGTCACCAACGCACACATACAG GTGAGAGGCCCTATAAATGCATGTGGGAAAGCTGTATGTGGTCTTTTTTCCGTTCTGATGAGCTTGGACGACATATGCGGATACACACCAGATACCGACCGCATAGATGTGATCAATGCGGCCGACAATTCATGAGATCTGACCATCTCAGGCAACACCGAAGGATTCACCAACGGGTGCCAGGATCCCCAGACCTCCAGGCCAGCAATGAACAGATGGCTGGTCCTCCTGCTGCTGGTCTTTAG
- the KLF17 gene encoding Krueppel-like factor 17 isoform X2 has translation MCSPSQAEMERGAEMQTQWQPAQHQLVQDTEKSMSILDMSPSPRRSGVHTSWNDGTSDIHYFLPCTELERIPLALAEAPRQNASETGPQFSMMLPEHESQDSLSQPGSQEDPLPKQHMHAPLKAERNSRSQERALRRRSPVSRPYCCQYESCGKAYTKRSHLVSHQRTHTGERPYKCMWESCMWSFFRSDELGRHMRIHTRYRPHRCDQCGRQFMRSDHLRQHRRIHQRVPGSPDLQASNEQMAGPPAAGL, from the exons ATGTGCAGCCCATCCCAGGCTGAGATGGAGCGGGGGGCGGAGATGCAGACACAGTGGCAGCCGGCTCAGCATCAGCTCGTACAG GATACTGAGAAGTCAATGTCCATCTTGGACATGTCTCCATCTCCTAGACGCAGTGGAGTGCATACCTCTTGGAATGATGGCACATCAGACATTCACTACTTCCTTCCGTGCACAGAGCTGGAGAGGATCCCTTTGGCCTTAGCTGAGGCTCCCAGGCAGAATGCAAGTGAAACGGGGCCACAGTTCAGTATGATGCTGCCTGAGCATG AATCCCAGGACTCtctcagccagccaggctcccaggAAGACCCCTTACCCAAGCAGCACATGCATGCCCCCCTGAAAGCAGAGCGGAACTCCAGGTCCCAGGAAAGGGCTCTCAGGAGGAGATCCCCGGTTTCAAGGCCTTACTGCTGCCAATATGAAAGCTGTGGAAAAGCTTATACTAAGCGCTCCCACCTTGTGAGTCACCAACGCACACATACAG GTGAGAGGCCCTATAAATGCATGTGGGAAAGCTGTATGTGGTCTTTTTTCCGTTCTGATGAGCTTGGACGACATATGCGGATACACACCAGATACCGACCGCATAGATGTGATCAATGCGGCCGACAATTCATGAGATCTGACCATCTCAGGCAACACCGAAGGATTCACCAACGGGTGCCAGGATCCCCAGACCTCCAGGCCAGCAATGAACAGATGGCTGGTCCTCCTGCTGCTGGTCTTTAG